In Cryptococcus deuterogattii R265 chromosome 4, complete sequence, a genomic segment contains:
- a CDS encoding solute carrier family 26 (sodium-independent sulfate anion transporter) member 11 — MSPDIKYSFRPQVVKSRVKHYFGYTETTPETISVFDWAKSRTPALGPGIKSYILSLFPFIQWVPRYNLTWLFGDLVAGITVGMVLVPQSLSYAKIAELEPQYGLYSSFIGVLTYAFFATSKDVSIGPVAVMSLETGNIILSVQDKYGDLYSKPVIATALAFICGFVVLGIGLLRLGWLVEFIPQPAVSGFMTGSALNIAAGQFPAVFGLSKKFDTRDATYKVIINTLKFLPQASLDTAFGMTALATLYGIKWGFTWLGKRYPRYGRITFFCQSLRHAFVIIIWTVISWRVNVHAAKPRISLVGSVPSGLQHVGRPFIDGQLLSAIGPHVPVATIILLLEHISIAKSFGRLNGYKINPNQELIAIGVNNTIGTLFSAYPSTGSFSRSALKSKAGVRTPAAGLATGVVVIVALYAVAPAFYWIPNAALSALIIHAVADLVASPKHSYSFWRVAPIEYVIFVGAVVWSVFYTIESGIYWSLATSVVLLLLRIARPKGHFLGRVRIKPEAGNTLEHIRDVYVPLDEESSREDVKVENPPAGVIIYRFEESFLYPNASYINDRLIEQAKKVTRRGGDYSKVSAGDRPWNDPGPSKKNAAAILEADMAKPILKAVILDFAAVANLDTTGVQNLIDTKTEMEKWADGPVEFHFCGILSPWIRRALIAGGFGQGRTKEGTALEVAPAVIENLENAASPGMERERYSEQEISFIHEIGQPSAFTSAGTSFTEVEKGMGSGASTPSTQVEGVNDRRPSGASAKTIPLLDRSTPFFHFDLADALHSLNLPENE; from the exons TGGTATCACCGTTGGTATGGTTCTTGTTCcccaatctctttcttacGCCAAAATTGCCGAGCTTGAGCCCCAATATGGTTtatactcttctttcatcgGTGTCCTTACATACGCGTTCTTTGCCACATCCAAGGATGTTTCCATTGGTCCCGTCGCTGTCATGTCCCTCGAGACTGGCAACATCATTCTCAGTGTGCAAGACAAATACGGTGACCTTTATTCCAAGCCTGTTATCGCAACCGCTTTGGCATTCATCTGTGGATTTGTTGTCCTGGGTATCGGATTGTTGAGGCTTGGATGGCTTGTTGAGTTCA TCCCCCAACCTGCCGTCTCTGGTTTCATGACTGGCAGTGCTCTTAACATCGCCGCTGGTCAATTTCCGGCTGTTTTCGGTCTGTCCAAGAAGTTTGACACCCGCGATGCCACGTACAAGGTTATCATCAACACTCTCAAGTTCTTGCCTCAGGCATCACTCGACACTGCCTTCGGTATGACCGCACTTGCTACTCTTTATGGAATCAAGTGGGGGTTTACTTGGCTTGGTAAACGATACCCTCGCTATGGTCGAATTACTTTTTTCTGCCAATCTCTTAGACATGCCTTtgttatcatcatctggaCCGTTATCTCTTGGCGAGTCAACGTTCACGCCGCCAAGCCCCGCATTTCCCTCGTCGGCAGCGTCCCTTCGGGCTTGCAACACGTAGGCCGACCTTTCATTGACGGTCAATTACTTTCTGCCATCGGCCCCCACGTTCCTGTTGCGACTATCATCCTGCTTCTCGAGCACATCTCCATTGCCAAATCTTTCGGTCGATTAAACGGTTACAAGATCAACCCCAACCAAGAGCTGATCGCCATCGGTGTCAACAACACCATTGGTACTCTTTTCTCTGCCTACCCTTCTACCGGTTCTTTCTCTCGATCTGCCCTCAAGTCTAAGGCTGGTGTGCGCACTCCTGCTGCGGGTCTCGCCACTGGTGTCGTCGTTATTGTTGCCTTGTACGCTGTCGCCCCGGCTTTTTACTGGATCCCCAACGCGGCTCTTTCTGCCTTGATTATTCACGCCGTCGCCGACCTTGTCGCTTCTCCCAAGCACTCTTACAGCTTTTGGCGAGTTGCCCCTATTGAATACGTGATCTTCGTCGGTGCCGTTGTTTGGTCCGTTTTCTACACCATCGAGTCTGGTATCTACTGGTCTCTTGCCACCTCTGTCgtcctcttgcttcttcgtATCGCCCGACCCAAAGGTCACTTCCTTGGGCGTGTGCGAATCAAGCCTGAGGCTGGTAACACTCTGGAGCACATCAGAGACGTTTACGTTCCACTTGATGAAGAATCTTCTCGAGAGGACGTTAAGGTTGAGAACCCTCCTGCCGGCGTCATTATCTACCGATTCGAAGAGTCTTTCCTCTATCCTAACGCTTCCTATATCAACGACCGACTTATCGAACAGGCCAAGAAGGTGACTAGGCGAGGCGGTGACTACTCCAAGGTTTCAGCGGGCGACCGACCTTGGAATGACCCCGGACCTAGCAAGAAGAACGCGGCGGCGATTTTGGAGGCTGACATGGCCAAGCCTATACTCAAAGCTGTTATCCTTGACTTCGCTGCTGTTGCCAACCTTGATACGACTGGTGTGCAAAACTTGATCGACACCAAgacggagatggagaaatgGGCCGATGGTCCTGTCGAGTTTCATTTCTGCGGTATTCTTTCGCCTTGGATCCGACGTGCTCTTATTGCTGGTGGATTTGGTCAGGGCCGTACCAAGGAAGGTACCGCTCTTGAAGTTGCTCCTGCTGTCATCGAGAACCTTGAGAACGCTGCTTCCCCGGGtatggagagggagaggtaCAGCGAGCAGgaaatctccttcattcacGAGATTGGTCAACCCTCCGCCTTCACTTCCGCCGGTACTTCTTTCAccgaggtggagaaggggatgggtTCTGGAGCCAGCACACCATCCACTCAGGTGGAGGGGGTTAACGACAGGAGACCTAGCGGTGCATCAGCCAAGACTATTCCATTGTTGGATAGGTCAAcgcctttcttccattttgACTTGGCCGATGCCTTGCACTCGTTGAACTTGCCTGAGAATGAGTGA
- a CDS encoding vacuolar protein, with translation MPARDPNASPHLPSTFPARPVSPTNSHHHPNALSPNNDILSPPTPDHQQSNGYFAQALRRVSGTGGQNLPRMEASAIVGQDVPAERNGWEDTSFHTHAGSTTSQAIRDSTARLASVSFSTRPRAFSSVSQGDSSYSHSALSSRHASVNYGPSHSVATSATEHRPIYPSHLNPAITKFGPTPVLEDDERDEVSPSKGLQALPASPFTGAKSGLSMMLERDKEDRRVRGLTEAVSLNSKDSIGSVGKPASDEEGLGERTPKPRRSSLVDDILQLPTTDGNARIPHAGSSSSLRRHLANEVNEEELGQAPDERSLLLGNGRERKKRSWAGQVLSNVGSRKNNLSKVTARDVAEGIILEPIRTLPSVILGLLLNVLDGVSYGMILFPATPIFTDFGSLGVSMFFVSCIVSQLVFSLGGSIFPGGNGSMMIEAVPFFHILINTFEQVCGDDHKAVIATTMVAFAFSSILTGVVFFALGAFKLGGLIGYFPRHILVGCIGGVGVFLIETGLEVSRGLKEEGFEYNLATLKLFFESGHVIALWTIPLALAILLRVITHFWHHQLIFPAYFFIISVIFYIVVAIGRWELQHLREMGWVFDVGTNKQAWWKFYTLFDFRKTNWEAFWIALPTQLALVFFGILHVPLNVPALSVSLSEDNVKLDRELIAHGASNMLAGLTGTVPNYLTYVNTVLFYRVGGGSRLSGLMLAMGTAAIMMIGPAVIAALPVMVVGALIFVLGIDLLMEAVWDTRHRVNKMEYITIWAIAIGMTVFDFVIGLLFGIILACIFFVVQSSRRRAIRGVFNGATARSTVRRPKWQRSFIQQIGSQTYVMKLQGFLFFGTITNVEDEIRKLLDLAKWQHNPIRFLIIDFALVYGLDFSSAEAFVRVQRLLAAKDVHLILCGARSDGLVGTALQGVGLWADREGMRVEVFESLNDALEWTENVYLTAFLENQQIMDSETNAKVMDFPKIAKPPFSLSESFQNSPRRSHLVKAGGDTLFRTSYVSKDDTESSSPPPEEPLTQPVPVLLQTFGAYPASSVSSISTSFCKLLAPYFTKCSIMSSDTLWTQGDPADGMYIIEVGCLRATYAYNDTTNLVQETMVAGTMAGDLSALSETTRNCTVVAERDSVLWKLSKEGLDRMVKEQPEVAQAFTKMVLKAVAEEQEVLSSHLIAVLS, from the exons ATGCCTGCCAGAGATCCAAACGCCTCTCCCCATCTACCTTCGACCTTTCCCGCCCGACCTGTCTCTCCCACCAACTCCCACCATCACCCCAATGCCCTCTCTCCGAATAACGATATTTTGAGCCCGCCAACCCCAGACCATCAGCAATCGAACGGATATTTTGCCCAAGCTTTACGGAGGGTCAGTGGGACGGGAGGTCAGAACTTGCCTCGAATGGAAGCATCAGCAATTGTTGGTCAAGATGTACCAGCTGAGAGGAATGGTTGGGAAGA TACCTCTTTCCACACACATGCTGGTTCAACCACTTCCCAAGCCATTCGAGACTCTACAGCCCGCTTGGCGTCTGTTTCGTTCTCTACCAGACCCCGTGCGTTCTCATCAGTATCCCAGGGCGACAGCTCGTACTCCCACTCAGCCCTCTCCTCAAGACATGCCTCTGTAAACTATGGACCCTCTCATTCGGTTGCGACTTCTGCTACCGAGCATCGTCCTATATACCCTAGCCACCTGAACCCCGCTATCACCAAATTCGGTCCGACTCCTGTcttggaagacgatgagcGAGATGAGGTTTCTCCTTCTAAAGGCCTTCAAGCCTTACCAGCATCACCATTCACCGGCGCCAAATCGGGCTTGAGTATGATGTTGGAGCGAGATAAGGAGGACCGGCGGGTTAGGGGCTTGACAGAAGCTGTCTCCCTCAATAGTAAGGACTCTATTGGCTCGGTTGGCAAGCCAGCgagcgatgaagaggggCTAGGTGAGAGAACTCCTAAGCCACGTAGAAGTTCGCTGGTGGATGACATTCTCCAACTACCAACTACCGATGGTAATGCGAGGATCCCTCATGCGggctcttcaagctctcttCGCCGTCACCTCGCTAATGAAGtaaatgaagaagaactcGGGCAGGCGCCGGATGAGAGGTCGCTTTTGCTTGGGAACGGTCGTGAACGAAAAAAGCGTTCTTGGGCCGGACAGGTGTTGTCCAATGttgggagcaggaagaacaaTCTATCGAAGGTGACCGCCAGAGATGTTGCTGAGGGAATTATTTTGGAGCCTATTCGGACATTGCCTTCAGTCATCTTGGGGCTGTTGCTCAACGTGCTGGATGGTGTCAGTTATGGTATGATCCTCTTCCCAGCGACCCCGATCTTTACGGATTTTGGCTCTCTTGGTGTATCTATGTTCTTCGTTTCGTGCATCGTCTCTCAGCTTGTGTTCTCCCTTGGTGGAAGTATCTTTCCCGGTGGCAACGGTTCGATGATGATTGAAGCTGTCCCGTTCTTCCATATTTTGATTAATACTTTTGAACAAGTTTGCGGTGATGACCACAAAGCTGTCATCGCGACCACAATGGTTGCATTTGCGTTCAGCTCTATCTTGACTG GCGTGGTATTCTTTGCACTTGGTGCATTTAAACTCGGTGGTTTAATCGGATATTTCCCTCGTCATATTCTAGTAGG ATGTAttggtggtgttggtgtCTTCCTTATTGAAACTGGCCTTGAAGTCTCTCGTGGtctcaaagaagaaggtttcGAATACAACCTCGCCACCCTCAAGCTTTTCTTCGAATCAGGCCATGTGATCGCATTATGGACCATCCCCCTCGCTCTGGCTATCCTCCTCCGAGTCATTACCCATTTTTGGCATCACCAACTCATTTTCCCAGcctacttcttcatcatctcagTTATCTTCTACATTGTCGTAGCcattggaagatgggagcTGCAACACTTGAGGGAGATGGGTTGGGTTTTCGATGTAGGGACAAATAAGCAAGCTTGGTGGAAGTTCTACACCCTCTTC GACTTTCGCAAGACGAATTGGGAAGCTTTCTGGATAGCTCTGCCTACGCAGCTCGCTTTGGTCTTCTTTGGCATTTTACATGTGCCGCTTAAT GTTCCAGCTCTCAGTGTATCGCTCAGTGAAGACAACGTCAAGCTAGATCGTGAACTAATTGCTCATGGTGCCTCCAATATGCTGGCTGGATTGACCGGGACAGTACCGAATTATTTGACCTATGTCAACACAGTACTCT TTTACCGTGTGGGAGGAGGCTCCAGACTGTCAGGTCTAATGCTTGCCATGGGAACCGCCGCCATTATGATGATTGGACCTGCTGTCATTGCTGCTCTTC CTGTCATGGTCGTCGGTGCTCTGATTTTCGTTCTTGGTATTGACCTCCTCATGGAGGCTGTCTGGGATACAAGGCACCGAGTCAATAAGATGGAATATATTACTATTTGGGCCATCGCCATCGGCATGACCGT TTTTGACTTTGTCATTGGACTGCTGTTTGGCATCATTTTGGCCTGTATCTTCTTTGTTGTGCAAAGCTCAAGACGCCGAGCTATTCGGGGAGTTTTCAACGGTGCAACTGCGAGGTCAACTGTCAGGAGACCAAAGTGGCAGAGAAGTTTCATCCAGCAGATCGGTTCTCAAACATATGTGATGAAGCTCCAGGGTTTTT TGTTCTTTGGTACAATTACCAAtgtcgaggatgagattCGAAAACTCCTCGACCTCGCTAAATGGCAGCACAATCCGATTCGCTTTCTTATCATTGATTTTGCCCTTGTCTACGGTTTGGATTTCTCTTCGGCTGAAGCGTTTGTCAGGGTACAACGTCTGCTAGCTGCTAAGGATGTTCACTTGATCCTATGTGGCGCAAGATCCGATGGACTTGTTGGGACTGCATTGCAAGGTGTTGGCTTATGGGCAGATCGGGAAGGTATGAGGGTTGAAGTGTTTGAGTCACTGAATGATGCACTGGAATGGACGGAGAATGTATATCT TACCGCTTTTCTTGAAAACCAACAAATCATGGACAGTGAGACCAACGCAAAGGTCATGGACTTCCCAAAAATCGCCAAGCCACCTTTTTCATTGTCGGAATCTTTCCAAAACAGTCCGCGGAGGAGCCATCTGGTTAAAGCAGGTGGAGATACTTTATTCCGAA CGTCTTACGTTTCCAAGGATGATACCGAATCCTCGAGTCCACCACCCGAAGAACCTTTGACCCAGCCAGTTCCAGTCCTTTTGCAAACTTTTGGTGCTTACCCAGCCTCTTCGGTTTCCTCGATTTCTACCTCTTTCTGCAAGTTATTGGCCCCTTATTTTACCAAGTGCTCCATCATGTCAAGTGATACCCTTTGGACGCAAGGCGATCCTGCCGACGGGATGTACATCATCGAAGTTGGGTGCTTGCGCGCCACCTATGCTTATAACGATACGACAAACTTAGTACAAGAGACAATGGTGGCAGGTACAATGGCTGGTGATTTGAGTGCGCTAAGTGAGACTACCCGAAACTGTACCGTTGTGGCCGAAAGAGATTCAGTCCTGTGGAAGTTGAGCAAGGAGGGACTAGATAGAATGGTTAAAGAACAACCCGAGGTTGCTCAGGCTTTTACCAAGATGGTTCTCAAGG CGGTGGcggaagagcaagaagttTTGTCTTCTCATCTTATTGCTGTCCTGTCATAG